The sequence GGACGGCGGGCCCGAGGCCGAGGTCGTGCCCGTGGCCCGTGTCCCAGCCGTCCGCGTCGATGACGGCCCAAGTCTCCTGAACGCCGAGGGGGGTTGAGGCGACGTCCGCGGCTGCGGTCGGCTCGGTCCAATCGATCCGGTACAGGTCGTCGTGGCGTGTCGCGTTCGCTCCGCGCAGCTGCTCGGGCGAGACCGGCAGCAGCGTCAGGGACTCGACGGTCGCGACCGGCCGGCCGGCGGGGTCGGCCAGAGCCAGCGACACGGAGTCCGCGCCGGTACGTGTGGCCCGTACACGCAGCGACGTGGCACCGACCGCGTGCACCCGCACACCGGACCAGACGAACGGCAACCGAACCGGAGCCGTACCGCCCACGGAGTCCACCAGCGCGGTGTGCAGGGCCGCGTCGAAGAGCGCCGGATGGATCGCGTACCGGCCCGCCTCCTCCGCCTGCTCCTCGGACAGCCGGACGTCCGCGTAGACCTCGTCGCCCAGCCGCCAGGCCTTTTCGAGCCCCTGGAAGACGGGCCCGTACTCGTATCCGGTGACGGCCGCGTCCGCGTAGAAACGGTTCACCATGAGCGGCTCCGCACCACGAGGCGGCCAGGCCGTGAGGTCCGCCGACGGCTCACCGTGCCCCTCGGCGGAGACGGTGCCCGTGGCGTGGTGGGTCCACGGAGCGTCTATGTCGGCTGCGTCCTCCGGCCGGGAGTAGATCTGCACCGTGCGCTCTCCGCCTTCAGCGGGCGCGCCCACGACGAGCTGGAACCGCACGGGCGCGGTCAACGGGAGAGGCGCGTGCAGCGTCAGTTCCGCGACGGTCGGGCAGCCCACCTCCGCACCCGCGTGGAGGGCGAGTTCGGTGAAGGCGGTACCCGGGAGCAGTGGAGTCCCGTGTGCCGTGTGGTCGGTGAGCCAGGCGTGGGTGCGAGGGGCGATGCGGCCCGTGAGGGTCAGCTGGTTCGTCTCTGCGTTGTGGAGTGCGGCGGTGAGCAGCGGGTGTTCCGCGGGGTGAAGACCGTAAGCGGTGGGGTTGTTGGCCGTGGCGGGCTCGGTGAGCCAGTAGCGTTGGCGTTGGAAGGGGTAGGTGGGGAGGTCGGGTTGGTGGGGGTGGGGTGGTGTGGTGGTGTCGGGGGTCCAGTTGATGGGGAGGCCGTGGGTCCAGGCGTGGGCGAGGTTGGTGTGGAGGTGGGTGAGGGTGCCGTGGTGGCGGCGGAGGGTGGGGGTGGTGGTGGCGGTGGGGTGGGTTTCGTTGATGGCGGGCAGGAGGACGGGGTGGGGGCTGATTTCGAGGTAGTGGGTGTGTCCGTGGGTGGTGAGTGTGTGGAGGGTGTCGGTGAATTGGACGGGGTTGCGGCAGTTGTTGTACCAGTAGGTGGGGGTGAGGTGGGTGCCGTCGGTGGGTTGGGTGGTGACGGTGGAGTAGAAGGGGGTGGTGGTGGGTTGGGGGGTGATGGGTGCGAGGAGGTTGAGGAGGGTGTTGTGGAGGGGTCTATTTGGGGCTGTGGGAGGCGACGGTGGTGGGGATGATGCGGGCGCGGGCGTTTTGGGTGTGGGCCCAGTCGAGGAGGGTGTGGAGGTCGGGTTCGGGGCCGGCGATGGTGCAGGTGGTGGGGCTGTTGGTGCCGGCGATGGTGAGGCGGCCGTGGTAGGTGGTGAGGTGGGGTTGGACTTGGTGGGCGGGGAGGTTGAGGGTGGCGATGGCGCCGTGGCCGGTGAGGTGGTCGGCGAAGAGTTGGGAGCGCAGGACGATGATGCGGGTGGCGTCGTCGAGGGTGAGGGCTCCGGCGATGTGGGCGGCGGCGATTTCGCCTTGGGAGTGGCCGGTGACGGCGTCGGGTTGGATGCCGTGGTGCTGCCAGAGGGTGGCGAGGGAGACCATGACGGCGAAGAGGACGGGTTGGAGGATTTCGATGCGGTCGAGTGGGGGTGCGTCGTCGGTTTGGCGTAGGGCGTTGGTGAGTGACCAGGTGACGTAGGGGGTGAGTGCGGTTTCGCAGTCGGCGATCTTTTTGGCGAACACGGGTGAGGTGTCGAGGAGTTCGCGTCCCATGCCGGTCCATTGGCTGCCCTGTCCGGGGAAGACGAACACGGTCTTGCCGCGGTGTTCGGCGGTGCCCGTGACCACGCCCGCCCCCGGCTCTCCCGCGGCGAGCGCCTGAAGCCCGTGCAGCACGCCCTCGCGGTCCTGGGCGACCACTACGGCACGGTGGTCCAGGGCATCCCGGCCGGTCGCGAGCGTGAATCCGACATCCGTCAGCGAGAGGTCCGGGCGGTCCGCGACGAACGACCGCAACCGTTCGGCTTGTTGACGCAGTGCCTGCGGGTCGGCGGCGCTGAGGACCAGCGGAGGCGCGTCCGCGGCTGCCGCCCTGCTCGGGACCGTCGTACGCTCGTCGCCGAAGTCCCCGTCATCCAGGGCGTGTTCGAGGATGACATGGGCGTTGGTGCCGCTGATGCCGAAGGACGAGACGCCTGCCCGGCGGGGGCGGCCGTCCGGCTGCCAGTCCACCGGGTCGGTGAGCAGGGAGACGGCGCCCGCGGTCCAGTCGATGTGGGGGGAGGGCTCGGCCACGTGCAGGGTGCGGGGCAGGAGCCCATGGCGCATCGCCATGACCATCTTGATGACGCCCGCGACACCCGCGGCGCACTGCGTGTGCCCGATGTTGGACTTCACCGAGCCCAGCCACAACGGCCGGTCCTGCGCACGGCCTTGTCCGTACGTCGCCAGCAGCGCCTGCGCCTCGATCGGGTCGCCCAGCCGGGTGCCGGTACCGTGCGCCTCGACCGCGTCGACATCGGCGGGGGCGAGCCCGGCGTCGGCGAGGGCCTGGCGGATGACGCGTTGCTGAGCGAGACCGTTGGGTGCGGTGAGGCCGTTGCTTTCGCCGTCCTGGTTGACGGCGGAACCGCGGACGACGGCCAGGACCCGGTGCCCGTTGCGCCGTGCGTCGGAGAGGCGTTCCACCAGCAGCATGCCCACGCCCTCGGCCCAGCCGGTGCCGTCGGCGGTGGCTGAGAAGGACTTGCAGCGGCCGTCGGGGGACAGCGCGCGCTGCCGGCTCAACTCGACGAACATGCCCGGCGTGGCCATCACGGTCACCCCGCCGGCCAGGGCCAGTGTGCACTCGCCGCTGCGCAGCGCACGGCAGGCCATGTGCAGCGCCACCAGCGAGGACGAGCACGCCGTGTCGACGCTCACCGCGGGCCCCTCCAGGCCGAGCGTGTAGGCGACGCGGCCCGACGCCACGCTGGGTGTGCCGCCCGTCAGGAGGTAGCCCTCGGTGCCTTCGGTGCCCTGGTGGAGCCGCGGGCCGTAGTCCTGGAACGTGGTCCCGACGTAGACACCCGTGCGGGAGCCGCGCAGTGACCCCGGTGCGATGCCGGCCCGCTCCAGCGCCTCCCACGACGTCTCCAGCACCAGTCGCTGCTGCGGGTCCATGGCGAGGGCCTCGCGCGGGGAGATGCCGAAGAACCCGGCGTCGAAGTCGGCGGCCCCGTCGAGGAATCCGCCCTCGCGCACGTAGTTCTTCCCGGTCCGCGTGGGATCGGGGTCGTAGAGGGCGTCCATGTCCCAGCCGCGGTCGGCGGGGAAGTCGGAGATCGCGTCGCCGCCCTCGGCCACCAGTCGCCACAGCTCGTCGGGCGAGGTCACGCCGCCGGGATAGCGGCAGGCCATGGCCACGATGGCGATCGGCTCGTCGGCCGTGGCCGGAGCCGCTGGTGCTTCGAGCGCGGCCGACGGTTCACCGCCGAGGACGAGCGAGCGCAGGTGTTCCGCCAGCCGGGCCGGTGTCGGACGGTCGAAGAGGAGCGACGGTGCGAGGGCGAGCCCGACGGCGCGGGTGAGCCGGTCGCGCAGCTCCACCAGGGTGAGCGAGTCGAAGCCCAGCCCCTTGAAGGTCGTGCGGGCGTCGACCTCGTCGGGAGTGTCGTGCTCCAGCACGGCCGCGACCTGGGCCCGTACGAGGTCCAGGACGGTGCGCTCCTGATCGGCCGGTCCCAGCTCTCGCAGGCGCAGCCGCAGCTCAGGGGTCCCGCCGTCGTCGGTCGTGGGCCGGGCGTCCGGCTCCTTTGGCACGGTCGTGGCGTCGTACGACGGCGTTGTGGCCGCCTCCGTGTCCGAGGGCCGGGGGATCCAGTACCGGCGGCGCTGGAAGGCATAGGTCGGCAGGCCGACGCGCTCGGCGCCGCAGCCGTCGTAGAACCGCCGCCAGTCGACGGACACCCCGTGCACATGCAGCCGGGCCAGGGCCCCGGCCGCCGCGCGGACCTCCGGCCGCGAGCCGCGCAGCACGGGCACGAAGGCCGTGTCCGGTGAGGTGACGCAGTCCCGGGCCATGGAGGTCAGGACGCCGTCCGGGCCGAGTTCGACGAACGTGGACACGCCTGCCGTCTCGAGGGCGCGCATCCCGTCGAGGAAGCGGACGGCCTCGCGGGCGTGGCGCACCCAGTAGTCCGCCGAGCAGATCTCCTCGGTGCTCGCCGGGCGTCCGGTGAGGTTGGACACCACCGGGATGCGCGGGGCGTGGTAGGTCAGCCGGCTCGCTGTGTCCCGGAACCCGTCGAGCATGGCGTCCACGCGGGGTGAGTGGAAGGCGTGGCTGACCTGCAGACGCTTGGTCTTGCGGCCCTCGGCCCGCCAGCGCGCGGCGAGTTCGAGGACCGCGCCCTCGTCACCGGCGACGACCATGGATGTGGGTCCGTTGACCGCGGCGAGCGAGATCCGCTCCTCGTGTCCGGCGAGCGCGGCCCGGACGTCCTCCTCGGTGGCCTGTACGGCCATCATGGCGCCGCCCGTGGGGAGTTCACCCATGAGACGGCCCCGGGCGGCCACCAGGGCGCAGCTGTCCTCGAGGGACAGCACACCGGCCGCGTGGGCCGCCGCCAGCTCACCGATGGAGTGCCCGACCAGCAGGTCCGGGGTCACGCCCCAGTGCCGCAGCAGCCAGTACAGGGCCGTTTCGACGGCGAACAGGGCGGGCTGGGTGTACTCGGTGCGGTGCAGCAGCGCCGCCTCGGGCGAACTTTCCGCCGCGAACACCACGTCCCGCAGCGGGACTTCGTGTCCCAGGTGGGCGTCGAGCAGCGTGCACACCTCGTCGAACGCCCCGGCGTAGACGGGGAACGCCTCGTGCAGCTCGCGTCCCATCGCGGCGCGCTGACTGCCCTGCCCGGAGAACAGGAACGCCGTCCTGCCGTACAGCGGTTCACCCCGCACCACCTGTGCGGAGGTCCGGCCGGCCGCCAGCGCGTCCAGCGCGGACACGACGCCGTCCCGGTCTGTCGCGAGCAGCACCGCGCGATGCTCGAAGGCGGTGCGGGTCGTCGCGAGCGAGTGGGCGAGATCCAGCGGCCGGACGGCGGGCGCGGCGTCCACCGTGGCCCGCACCGCACGGGCTTGCGCGTACAGCGCCTGTTCGGTGCGGCCCGAGACGGGCAGCAGCAGCACCGGGCTTCGGCGGGCCGGCACCTCGGAGGTGGAGGCGGCGGGCCGCGGGTCCGGCTCCGGTTCGGAGAGCACCAGGTGGCAGTTGGTGCCGCCCATGCCGAAGGAGCTGACGCCCGCGATCAGTTGACGCTCCGCACGCGGCCACGACTCCAGTTCCGTCTGCACACGCAGGTTGAGTGCGTCGAGAGGTATGTCGGGGTGGGCGGAGGCGAAGTTGAGGTTCGGGACGAGGCGGCGGTGGCGCACGCACAGCGCGGCCTTGATCAGGCCGGCGATGCCCGCGGCACCCTCCAGGTGCCCGATGTTGGTCTTGGCGGAGCCGACCCGGAGAGCGGTCCCGGTGTCCCGGAACACCGCGCCGAGCGCGGCCGCCTCGACCGGGTCGCCGCGGCGGGTGCCGGTGCCGTGCAGTTCCACGTACTGCACCTCGGGCGGGGTGACGCCGGCCCGCTCCTGGGCGAGCCGGACGACCTGTTCCTGTGCCTCGCGGCTCGGCACGGTGAGCCCCTCGGTGGCTCCGTCGTTGTTGACCGCGCTGCCGCGGATCACGCAGTACACGAAGTCGCCGTCGGCGAGGGCGCGGGCGAGCGGCTTGAGGACCACGAGGCCGCCGCCCTCACCGCGCACATAGCCGTTGGCCCGCGCGTCGAAGGTGAAGCAGCGCCCGTCCGGGGACAGCCCGCCGAAGCGTGCCTGCATGAGTGAACTGCCGGGCACCAGATTGAGATTGACCCCGCCCGCGACGGCGAGCGTCGACTCGCCGTGCCGGATGCTCTGGCAGGCCTCGTGCACCGCGACCAGGGCCGAGGACTGCGCGGTGTCGAGCGTCAGACTCGGGCCTCCCAGTCCCAGCACATACGAGAGCCGGTTGGCGATCATGCCGCGGTGCAGTCCGGTCGCGGTGTGCCGCCCGATGGACGACTCGCCGCCCTGTCGGGTGAGGGCGGCGTAGTCGTCCCAGACGGCGCCGACGAACACACCGGTGGCCGTGGCCGCGAGATCGGACGGCACGATGCCCGCGTCCTCCAGGGCCTCCCAGCCCAGCTCGAGCACCAGGCGCTGCTGTGGGTCCATGGCGGTCGCCTCACGGGGCGAGAGCCCGAAGAACGACGGATCGAACCCGCCCACGTCGTCGAGGAACGCACCCCACCGCGTGCCCGGGTCCGACGCGTCCTCGGCGACGGGCCAGCGTTCCTCGGGGACACGGGTGACCGCGCTGACACCGTCGCGCAGCAGTCGCCAGTACGCCCGCGGGTCGGGTGCCTGCGGAAAACGGCAGGACAGGCCGATCACCGCGATCGGTTCGTGCCGCCCTGCCGAGGTGTTCTCCTGCGTGCGTACCGCGGAATCCACATGCCCTCCCGCATTCCCCGTACTCGGAAAGTCCGACGGACCTGGAAAGACCGAAGAAAAGCAGCGCGCTCCGCGGACAAACCGGTATGCGCGCCTGGGTCGGAGCGTAGGAGGGTGTGATCGGCGGACCAACCCCTAACCATCGCGCGGTGACTGTGGGGGAGATAGGGGGAAGTTCAGGGGTGGGCTGCTGGCCTGCAGGTTCGTAGCGTATCCGGGTATACCCAGGCTGCCTCTCACATCGGTCCCGTTGCTTGTTCTCCCCGTCCCAACGGTCCATTGACGAAAGGACTCATGGGCATGGCACAACAGCGTTTCTCCACGGTCGCGGTCGTCGGGCTCGGAATAACGGGCTCCGTTTTTGTCGCATTGCTGGCGCGCGCCGGGCACCGGGTCATCGCGGTCGATGTGGACGACAAGGCCCTGGAACAGGGCCGGTCCCGGACACCGGGCGCCGACGGCATCGAGTTCACCACGCGCTTCGCCGACATCGCGCGCGCGGACCTGGTCATCGAGGCGGTCCCCGAACGGGCGGAGCTGAAACGGCGGATCCTCACCCGTGCCCACGAACTCTGCCCGGGCGACACGGTGTTCGCGACGACCACGACAGCCCTGTCCGTCACCACCCTCGCCTTCGAGTCCGGCCGGATGACGAAGACGATCGGGCTGCACCTCTTCCCCATGGCCCCCGACGGGGGCGCCGGCGCGGTCGAGCTGATCGCCACGCCCGTCACCCCGCAGGCGCTGCTCGACGACGTCCGCGACCTGCTGCACGGCCTCGGCTCCACCGCCGTGTCCGGTACCGACAGCCCGGGTTTCGTAGGCGGTGCCCTCGCGATGCTGTACCTGAACGGCGCGGCCGCCATGTACGAGCAGCGGTACGCCACGAAGGAGGGCATCGACGCGGCCATGACCCTGGGCTGCGGGCTGCCCATGGGCCCGCTCGCCCAGCTCGACGCCATGGGGCTCGACACCGCGCACGCCACCCTCGAAGCGCTCTACCAGCGCACGGGCGACCGCAGTTTCGCCCCCGCCCCCGTCCTGGCCCACCGGGTCGCGGCGGGACTGCTGGGAGTGAAGTCGGGGCGGGGCTTTCACGACTACGGCGGCGAGAGCGCCGGCGACGCACGCGCGGCGGCACCGGCCGCCCCTCCGCGCGGGGTCCGTACCGTCGGCGTCGTCGGCTCCGGCACGATGGCGACCGGCATCGCCGAGGTCTGCGCCCGCTCCGGGCACCCCACGACCCTGGTCGCCCGCAGCGAGGTCAAGGCGAAGGAGGCACTGGCGGCCGTCGAGCGCTCACTGGAGCGCCAGGTCCGCCGGGGCCGGCGTACCCCCGGGGAAGTCGCCGCGACCATGGCCCGGCTCAGCGGTGGGCCGGCGTTCGAGGCGCTCGCCGACTGCGACCTCGTCGTGGAGGCCGTCGCCGAGGACCTCGCCGTCAAGCGAGGCGTGTTCGCCGAGCTGGACCGGGTGTGCCGGCCCGGAGCGGTGCTCGCCACCTCCACCTCCAGCCTGCCCGTCGTCGAGTGCGCGACCGCCACCGGGCGCCCGCAGGACGTGCTCGGCATGCACTTCTTCAACCCCGCGCCGGTCATGAAGCTCGTGGAAGTCGTACGGACGGTGCTGACCGCCGAGGAGACCGTGTCCACCGCTCACGCGGCCGCCGCCGCGCTCGGCAAACGGCCCGTGGACTGTTCGGACCGGGCAGGATTCATCGTCAACGCCCTGCTCTTCCCGTACCTCAACCGGGCGGTGGGCATGCTGCGCGAAGGGGTGGCCACCGCTGACGAGATCGACACCGTGATGACGGCCGGACACGGATTCCCGATGGGCCCCTTCCAACTGCTCGACGTGATCGGCCTCGACGTCTCACTGGCCATCCAGCGCACCCTCCACCGCACCTTCCGCGAACACTCGCTCGCTCCGGCCCGCCCCCTCGAACAACTCGTGGAGGCGGGCTACTTGGGCCGTAAGACGGGGCGCGGCTTCCGGTCGTACGCGGGCGTCTAGGGCCACGTCCGGCGACGCGCGGGCCGAACACAGCGAACTGCCCGGTG comes from Streptomyces sp. FXJ1.172 and encodes:
- a CDS encoding type I polyketide synthase → MDSAVRTQENTSAGRHEPIAVIGLSCRFPQAPDPRAYWRLLRDGVSAVTRVPEERWPVAEDASDPGTRWGAFLDDVGGFDPSFFGLSPREATAMDPQQRLVLELGWEALEDAGIVPSDLAATATGVFVGAVWDDYAALTRQGGESSIGRHTATGLHRGMIANRLSYVLGLGGPSLTLDTAQSSALVAVHEACQSIRHGESTLAVAGGVNLNLVPGSSLMQARFGGLSPDGRCFTFDARANGYVRGEGGGLVVLKPLARALADGDFVYCVIRGSAVNNDGATEGLTVPSREAQEQVVRLAQERAGVTPPEVQYVELHGTGTRRGDPVEAAALGAVFRDTGTALRVGSAKTNIGHLEGAAGIAGLIKAALCVRHRRLVPNLNFASAHPDIPLDALNLRVQTELESWPRAERQLIAGVSSFGMGGTNCHLVLSEPEPDPRPAASTSEVPARRSPVLLLPVSGRTEQALYAQARAVRATVDAAPAVRPLDLAHSLATTRTAFEHRAVLLATDRDGVVSALDALAAGRTSAQVVRGEPLYGRTAFLFSGQGSQRAAMGRELHEAFPVYAGAFDEVCTLLDAHLGHEVPLRDVVFAAESSPEAALLHRTEYTQPALFAVETALYWLLRHWGVTPDLLVGHSIGELAAAHAAGVLSLEDSCALVAARGRLMGELPTGGAMMAVQATEEDVRAALAGHEERISLAAVNGPTSMVVAGDEGAVLELAARWRAEGRKTKRLQVSHAFHSPRVDAMLDGFRDTASRLTYHAPRIPVVSNLTGRPASTEEICSADYWVRHAREAVRFLDGMRALETAGVSTFVELGPDGVLTSMARDCVTSPDTAFVPVLRGSRPEVRAAAGALARLHVHGVSVDWRRFYDGCGAERVGLPTYAFQRRRYWIPRPSDTEAATTPSYDATTVPKEPDARPTTDDGGTPELRLRLRELGPADQERTVLDLVRAQVAAVLEHDTPDEVDARTTFKGLGFDSLTLVELRDRLTRAVGLALAPSLLFDRPTPARLAEHLRSLVLGGEPSAALEAPAAPATADEPIAIVAMACRYPGGVTSPDELWRLVAEGGDAISDFPADRGWDMDALYDPDPTRTGKNYVREGGFLDGAADFDAGFFGISPREALAMDPQQRLVLETSWEALERAGIAPGSLRGSRTGVYVGTTFQDYGPRLHQGTEGTEGYLLTGGTPSVASGRVAYTLGLEGPAVSVDTACSSSLVALHMACRALRSGECTLALAGGVTVMATPGMFVELSRQRALSPDGRCKSFSATADGTGWAEGVGMLLVERLSDARRNGHRVLAVVRGSAVNQDGESNGLTAPNGLAQQRVIRQALADAGLAPADVDAVEAHGTGTRLGDPIEAQALLATYGQGRAQDRPLWLGSVKSNIGHTQCAAGVAGVIKMVMAMRHGLLPRTLHVAEPSPHIDWTAGAVSLLTDPVDWQPDGRPRRAGVSSFGISGTNAHVILEHALDDGDFGDERTTVPSRAAAADAPPLVLSAADPQALRQQAERLRSFVADRPDLSLTDVGFTLATGRDALDHRAVVVAQDREGVLHGLQALAAGEPGAGVVTGTAEHRGKTVFVFPGQGSQWTGMGRELLDTSPVFAKKIADCETALTPYVTWSLTNALRQTDDAPPLDRIEILQPVLFAVMVSLATLWQHHGIQPDAVTGHSQGEIAAAHIAGALTLDDATRIIVLRSQLFADHLTGHGAIATLNLPAHQVQPHLTTYHGRLTIAGTNSPTTCTIAGPEPDLHTLLDWAHTQNARARIIPTTVASHSPK
- a CDS encoding 3-hydroxyacyl-CoA dehydrogenase family protein, which translates into the protein MAQQRFSTVAVVGLGITGSVFVALLARAGHRVIAVDVDDKALEQGRSRTPGADGIEFTTRFADIARADLVIEAVPERAELKRRILTRAHELCPGDTVFATTTTALSVTTLAFESGRMTKTIGLHLFPMAPDGGAGAVELIATPVTPQALLDDVRDLLHGLGSTAVSGTDSPGFVGGALAMLYLNGAAAMYEQRYATKEGIDAAMTLGCGLPMGPLAQLDAMGLDTAHATLEALYQRTGDRSFAPAPVLAHRVAAGLLGVKSGRGFHDYGGESAGDARAAAPAAPPRGVRTVGVVGSGTMATGIAEVCARSGHPTTLVARSEVKAKEALAAVERSLERQVRRGRRTPGEVAATMARLSGGPAFEALADCDLVVEAVAEDLAVKRGVFAELDRVCRPGAVLATSTSSLPVVECATATGRPQDVLGMHFFNPAPVMKLVEVVRTVLTAEETVSTAHAAAAALGKRPVDCSDRAGFIVNALLFPYLNRAVGMLREGVATADEIDTVMTAGHGFPMGPFQLLDVIGLDVSLAIQRTLHRTFREHSLAPARPLEQLVEAGYLGRKTGRGFRSYAGV